ATCCCAATTCCCTTCCCCTGCCCGAAGACCTGCCCGATGCAACCTATCAGTTTACCTGCGAGTTCGGAGGGCTGTTCAAAACCCTTTTACTTTTTCCTGACATCATATGGCCATATTATACGCAAAAACAAAAGGACGAAATGGCCGTTACCATTTCCAAATGGGCGCATCACAGAACGACCCAGAATAACTGGCGCGTGTTCAATATCGTGGCCCTTTCGTTCCTGAAGAAGCACGGATACGAGATCGACGACGGGTTACTCAAAAGCCATCTCCTCTGGGTGGCTTCCTATCATTCGGGAAACGGCTGGTACCTGGAACAGACATACAATTATTACACAATAAGCCTGTTCATCGTTTACGGGACCGTCTGGAACAGGGCCTTCGGGGACGCTCATTATCCCGAAATATCGGAAGTGATCGAACAATCCGCACGGGAATTAATGAAAACCTATACCGCCTTTTTCGCACGAAACGGATTTATAAACATGTGGGCGCGAAGTATTTGTTACAGAACATGGATATCAGGCGGCTTTCCGGTTTCGTTCATGTTGAAAAAGGATCATCCCCTTGATCCGGGCTGGGCTCGAAGGCTTTGTTCCGGCTCTCTTCTGCAATTTGTCACAAGGGAGGATTTTTACGACAATGATATCCCGAGTCTCGGCTTCTACGGACACAGGGAATATATGCTTCAAAATTACAGCTGTCCGGCCAGTCCGTTCATCATGTTTCTGCCGTTTTTATGTCTTGCGCTGCCGGACGATTCTCCGTTCTGGACCGCCAGAGAAAACGAAGGAATCTGGAAAAAACTCGGGAACAGATCGAACCGGGTCGTTCTTGAAAATCCGGGCATCGTTCTCGTCAATCACGGGAAAACCGGCGCCTCGGAAATAATACCCGGCAAGGTGTATTATGACGATCACAACTATTCGAAACTCGCTTTCAATACCCATTTCCCGTGGGAGGACCACAACCCCGAAGGCGGAACATCGATGGAATACAGTTTTCGCAGCCTCGACCCCCGCGATGTGAGGGGCGATGACATCAATTTCTATCTCACCGGCCAGTCGCTCGAAAATACTTCAGAGAACAATATGGGGTTTACCACTTCCCGGAACATCCTTTTTAACGGCGTCCATAACGAAGTCATCTACAGGCAGCTTGTCATGAGGCAGCCGCCGAATAACGGCGTCGGCTATATCATCGACCTCGCGGAAATCACGATACCAGGCGGCGTTATACGTGCGGACCGCTGCCGTCTGGCGTTCGAACATGAATTGACGCTCGGGCATTACGGCCTGCCCCATATCGACGGTGAACGGGCCGAAATCATAC
This is a stretch of genomic DNA from Spirochaetales bacterium. It encodes these proteins:
- a CDS encoding DUF2264 domain-containing protein — its product is MKKAYEVGNPDFYTSPYTGMTRRHYIDCAKYLLSRAFTYVPSAGTPLIFPTVPGKTYPQPDAPAWRYRSFEFEALERTLTLAGPLMHVEPDVCINNIRLKDYYCLQLYHTLTPGHPNSLPLPEDLPDATYQFTCEFGGLFKTLLLFPDIIWPYYTQKQKDEMAVTISKWAHHRTTQNNWRVFNIVALSFLKKHGYEIDDGLLKSHLLWVASYHSGNGWYLEQTYNYYTISLFIVYGTVWNRAFGDAHYPEISEVIEQSARELMKTYTAFFARNGFINMWARSICYRTWISGGFPVSFMLKKDHPLDPGWARRLCSGSLLQFVTREDFYDNDIPSLGFYGHREYMLQNYSCPASPFIMFLPFLCLALPDDSPFWTARENEGIWKKLGNRSNRVVLENPGIVLVNHGKTGASEIIPGKVYYDDHNYSKLAFNTHFPWEDHNPEGGTSMEYSFRSLDPRDVRGDDINFYLTGQSLENTSENNMGFTTSRNILFNGVHNEVIYRQLVMRQPPNNGVGYIIDLAEITIPGGVIRADRCRLAFEHELTLGHYGLPHIDGERAEIIQFEDSMKKVITATIRGRSLALITYSGWDKVGGLIHKGRNAEADESTVLYAERKRTSKNPAMELMIAVMLHKTDDGEWTEEELSPVKEIAIMDVTPSLSAMGADIVLGNNKRYRIDFKNIDGNRSC